In one Saimiri boliviensis isolate mSaiBol1 chromosome 3, mSaiBol1.pri, whole genome shotgun sequence genomic region, the following are encoded:
- the PAQR3 gene encoding progestin and adipoQ receptor family member 3 isoform X2, whose amino-acid sequence MHQKLLKSAHYIELGSYQYWPVLVPRGIRLYTYEQIPVSLKDNPYITDGYRAYLPSRLCIKSLFILSNETVNIWSHLLGFFLFFTLGIYDMTSVLPSASASREDFVICSICLFCFQVCMLCSVGYHLFSCHRSEKTCRRWMALDYAGISIGILGCYVSGVFYAFYCNNYWRQVYLITVLAMILAVFFAQIHPNYLTQQWQRLRSIIFCSVSGYGVIPTLHWVWLNGGIGAPIVQDFAPRVIVMYMIALLAFLFYISKVPERYFPESGMKIQGMSVTSFGIPPGQNIRFEDCD is encoded by the exons ATGCATCAGAAGCTGCTGAAGAGCGCGCATTACATCGAGCTGGGCAGCTACCAGTACTGGCCGGTCCTGGTGCCCCGTGGCATCCGCCTGTACACCTACGAGCAGATCCCCGTGTCCCTCAAGGACAACCCGTACATCACCGACGGCTACCGGGCCTACCTGCCGTCCAGGCTGTGTATCAAAAG tttgtttattttatctaatGAGACAGTAAACATCTGGAGTCATTTGCTgggcttctttctcttcttcacccTGGGAATATATGACATGACATCTGTGTTACCTTCAGCAAGTGCATCTAGAGAAGATTTTGTAATTTGTTCTATTTGTCTCTTCTGCTTCCAG gtCTGTATGCTTTGCTCTGTGGGCTATCATCTTTTTTCCTGCCACCGGTCAGAAAAAACATGTCGAAGATGGATGGCATTAGATTATGCAGGAATTTCTATTGGCATACTGGGCTGCTATGTCTCAGgagtattttatgcattttattgtaATAAC taCTGGCGTCAGGTGTACTTGATCACAGTGCTTGCTATGATCCTGGCAGTGTTCTTTGCGCAGATTCATCCCAATTACCTCACACAGCAATGGCAAAGGCTTCGTTCTATCATCTTTTGTTCTGTTTCGGGATATGGAGTGATTCCCACTCTTCATTGGGTTTGGCTCAATGGAGGAATCGGTGCTCCTATTGTACAG GACTTTGCACCCCGTGTAATTGTGATGTATATGATTGCTCTTCTTGCTTTCCTATTCTACATTTCTAAAGTTCCAGAGCGGTACTTTCCAG AATCAGGAATGAAGATTCAGGGAATGTCTGTCACATCTTTTGGCATCCCACCTGGACAGAATATCCGA
- the PAQR3 gene encoding progestin and adipoQ receptor family member 3 isoform X1: MHQKLLKSAHYIELGSYQYWPVLVPRGIRLYTYEQIPVSLKDNPYITDGYRAYLPSRLCIKSLFILSNETVNIWSHLLGFFLFFTLGIYDMTSVLPSASASREDFVICSICLFCFQVCMLCSVGYHLFSCHRSEKTCRRWMALDYAGISIGILGCYVSGVFYAFYCNNYWRQVYLITVLAMILAVFFAQIHPNYLTQQWQRLRSIIFCSVSGYGVIPTLHWVWLNGGIGAPIVQDFAPRVIVMYMIALLAFLFYISKVPERYFPGQLNYLGSSHQIWHILAVVMLYWWHQSTVYVMQYRHSKPCPDYVSHL, from the exons ATGCATCAGAAGCTGCTGAAGAGCGCGCATTACATCGAGCTGGGCAGCTACCAGTACTGGCCGGTCCTGGTGCCCCGTGGCATCCGCCTGTACACCTACGAGCAGATCCCCGTGTCCCTCAAGGACAACCCGTACATCACCGACGGCTACCGGGCCTACCTGCCGTCCAGGCTGTGTATCAAAAG tttgtttattttatctaatGAGACAGTAAACATCTGGAGTCATTTGCTgggcttctttctcttcttcacccTGGGAATATATGACATGACATCTGTGTTACCTTCAGCAAGTGCATCTAGAGAAGATTTTGTAATTTGTTCTATTTGTCTCTTCTGCTTCCAG gtCTGTATGCTTTGCTCTGTGGGCTATCATCTTTTTTCCTGCCACCGGTCAGAAAAAACATGTCGAAGATGGATGGCATTAGATTATGCAGGAATTTCTATTGGCATACTGGGCTGCTATGTCTCAGgagtattttatgcattttattgtaATAAC taCTGGCGTCAGGTGTACTTGATCACAGTGCTTGCTATGATCCTGGCAGTGTTCTTTGCGCAGATTCATCCCAATTACCTCACACAGCAATGGCAAAGGCTTCGTTCTATCATCTTTTGTTCTGTTTCGGGATATGGAGTGATTCCCACTCTTCATTGGGTTTGGCTCAATGGAGGAATCGGTGCTCCTATTGTACAG GACTTTGCACCCCGTGTAATTGTGATGTATATGATTGCTCTTCTTGCTTTCCTATTCTACATTTCTAAAGTTCCAGAGCGGTACTTTCCAG GACAACTAAACTACCTCGGATCAAGCCACCAAATATGGCATATCCTTGCAGTAGTGATGTTATATTGGTGGCATCAGTCAACAGTGTATGTCATGCAGTACAGACATAGCAAACCTTGTCCTGACTATGTTTCACATTTGTGA